Proteins from one Pseudomonas sp. KBS0710 genomic window:
- the fliR gene encoding flagellar biosynthetic protein FliR, whose protein sequence is MQSVLALTDTQISTWVASFILPMFRVTAVLMTMPVFGTTLVPRRIRLYFAFAITIVIVPGLPPMPPVNALDLSALLLIAEQILIGALMGFSLTLFFQAFVIAGQIISIQMGMGFASMVDPTNGVSVAVIGQFLTMLVTLIFLAMNGHLVVFEVLTESFTTLPVGSGLVVNHFWELVGRMSWVLGASLLLVLPAITALLVVNIAFGVMTRAAPQLNIFSIGFPLTLVLGMGIFWIGMADILNQYQPLATDALQFLRDLARAR, encoded by the coding sequence ATGCAATCGGTACTGGCCTTGACCGACACCCAGATCAGCACCTGGGTGGCGTCTTTTATCCTGCCAATGTTTCGCGTCACGGCGGTGCTGATGACCATGCCGGTGTTCGGGACCACCTTGGTGCCGAGGCGCATCCGCCTGTATTTTGCCTTCGCCATTACCATCGTCATCGTGCCCGGCTTGCCGCCGATGCCGCCGGTGAATGCCCTGGACCTCAGCGCGTTATTGCTGATTGCCGAACAGATCCTGATCGGTGCGCTGATGGGCTTTTCCCTCACCTTGTTCTTCCAGGCCTTTGTGATCGCCGGGCAAATCATCTCGATCCAGATGGGCATGGGCTTCGCGTCCATGGTCGACCCCACCAACGGCGTGTCAGTGGCGGTGATCGGGCAGTTCCTGACCATGCTGGTGACCTTGATCTTCCTGGCGATGAATGGGCATCTGGTGGTGTTCGAGGTGCTGACCGAAAGCTTCACCACCTTGCCGGTGGGCTCAGGGTTGGTGGTCAATCACTTCTGGGAATTGGTTGGGCGCATGAGTTGGGTGCTCGGCGCGTCGTTGTTGCTGGTGCTGCCGGCGATTACTGCGCTGCTGGTGGTCAACATCGCGTTTGGCGTGATGACCCGTGCGGCGCCGCAACTGAACATTTTTTCGATTGGTTTCCCGCTGACCCTGGTGTTGGGCATGGGGATTTTCTGGATCGGCATGGCCGACATTCTCAATCAGTATCAACCGCTGGCCACCGACGCCTTGCAGTTCTTACGTGATCTGGCACGGGCGCGTTGA
- a CDS encoding cold-shock protein, with protein MRLYARLGRAVMDRATVRWFDAVKGIGFVARDREGNAVPVQATGNPCSEIDAPPKARKSRKRKK; from the coding sequence GTGCGCCTCTATGCGCGGCTCGGGAGAGCGGTCATGGACAGGGCTACGGTCAGGTGGTTTGACGCCGTCAAGGGCATTGGTTTTGTCGCCCGCGACCGCGAAGGCAATGCGGTACCCGTTCAGGCAACGGGCAATCCCTGCAGCGAAATCGATGCGCCGCCCAAGGCGCGCAAATCCCGCAAGCGAAAAAAATAA
- the fliN gene encoding flagellar motor switch protein FliN: MATEHENTSAEDQALADEWAAALEETGDVGQDDIDALLAADAASAPAGKRLPMEEFGSVPKNNDPVTLDGPNLDVILDIPVSISMEVGSTEINIRNLLQLNQGSVIELDRLAGEPLDVLVNGTLIAHGEVVVVNEKFGIRLTDVISPSERIKKLR; the protein is encoded by the coding sequence ATGGCTACCGAACACGAAAACACTTCCGCCGAAGACCAGGCCCTGGCTGACGAATGGGCTGCGGCCCTGGAAGAAACCGGCGATGTGGGCCAGGACGACATCGATGCGCTGCTGGCCGCCGACGCCGCCAGTGCGCCGGCCGGCAAACGCCTGCCGATGGAAGAATTCGGCAGCGTGCCGAAAAACAATGACCCGGTGACCCTCGACGGCCCGAACCTGGATGTGATCCTCGACATTCCGGTGTCGATCTCCATGGAAGTCGGCAGCACCGAAATCAACATCCGCAACCTGCTGCAGCTCAACCAGGGTTCGGTGATCGAGCTCGACCGCCTGGCCGGTGAGCCGCTGGACGTGCTGGTCAACGGCACCCTGATCGCCCATGGCGAGGTGGTGGTGGTCAACGAGAAGTTCGGCATCCGCCTGACGGACGTGATCAGCCCAAGCGAACGCATCAAGAAGTTGCGCTGA
- the flhF gene encoding flagellar biosynthesis protein FlhF yields the protein MQVKRFFAADMRQAMKLVRDELGADAAIIGNRRIAGGVELTAALDYTPSALAPRVPNMELEDELRKTASRIVSAQAELSMRGDSDASTNRQLFAGLPLTAAEPLVEPTFKEPPRPAAPAPAAAVDQRALDSMRFELNGLRELLEVQLGSLAWTQLQGSKPQQANLWRRLQRIGLSGPLSRDLLALTAEVEEPRQAWRMLLAHLARMIATPEIEPLEEGGVIAMVGPAGMGKTTTLAKLAARYVLKYGAQNIALVSMDSYRIGAQEQLKTLGRILNVTVTHVDPGQSLANALDPLLRKRVVLIDTAGLQASDPALRMQLESLAGRGIKSKNYLVLATTSQKQVLTAAYHSYKRCGLAGCILTKLDETASLGEVLSLAISHELPVAYLTDGPRIPDDLHLPRRHQLVSRAVSVQMQEEPSEEAMADMFADLYHNPAKRVG from the coding sequence ATGCAAGTTAAGCGTTTTTTCGCCGCCGATATGCGTCAGGCCATGAAACTGGTACGTGATGAGCTGGGCGCCGATGCCGCGATTATTGGAAACCGTCGCATTGCCGGCGGTGTCGAGCTGACGGCTGCCCTGGATTACACCCCCTCGGCGCTGGCGCCGCGTGTGCCGAACATGGAACTCGAAGACGAGCTGCGCAAGACCGCTTCGCGCATTGTCTCGGCCCAGGCTGAATTGAGCATGCGTGGCGACAGCGATGCCAGCACCAATCGCCAGCTGTTCGCCGGCCTGCCGCTGACTGCCGCCGAGCCGTTGGTAGAACCGACCTTCAAAGAACCGCCACGTCCTGCAGCGCCAGCCCCGGCCGCCGCCGTCGACCAGCGCGCGCTCGACTCGATGCGTTTTGAACTCAATGGCCTGCGTGAGCTGCTCGAAGTGCAGCTGGGCTCGCTGGCGTGGACACAGCTGCAAGGCAGCAAACCGCAGCAGGCCAACCTGTGGCGTCGCCTGCAACGCATTGGCCTGTCCGGCCCGTTGTCGCGCGATTTGCTTGCACTCACTGCCGAAGTCGAAGAACCACGCCAGGCCTGGCGCATGTTGCTGGCGCACCTGGCGCGCATGATCGCCACGCCGGAAATCGAACCGCTGGAAGAGGGCGGTGTGATTGCCATGGTCGGCCCCGCCGGCATGGGCAAGACCACCACCCTGGCCAAGCTGGCCGCACGTTATGTGCTCAAGTACGGCGCGCAGAACATCGCGCTGGTGAGCATGGACAGCTACCGCATCGGCGCCCAGGAGCAGCTCAAGACCCTGGGCCGCATCCTCAATGTGACGGTGACCCACGTCGACCCGGGCCAGTCCCTGGCCAATGCGCTCGACCCACTGCTGCGCAAGCGCGTGGTGTTGATCGACACGGCCGGCCTGCAGGCCAGCGACCCGGCACTGCGCATGCAGCTTGAAAGCCTGGCCGGGCGTGGCATTAAATCGAAAAATTACCTGGTGCTTGCAACCACCAGCCAGAAACAGGTTCTTACCGCTGCGTACCATAGTTACAAACGCTGCGGTCTGGCCGGTTGCATCCTCACCAAGCTCGACGAAACCGCGAGCCTGGGCGAGGTGTTGAGCCTGGCTATCAGTCATGAGTTACCGGTTGCCTACCTGACCGACGGGCCGCGGATCCCGGATGATTTACATCTGCCGCGCCGTCATCAGTTGGTCAGCCGCGCTGTCAGCGTGCAAATGCAAGAAGAGCCTAGCGAGGAAGCGATGGCCGACATGTTCGCCGACCTTTACCACAACCCGGCTAAGCGGGTGGGGTGA
- the fleN gene encoding flagellar synthesis regulator FleN: protein MGSMHPVQVIAVTGGKGGVGKTNVSVNLSLALAELGRRVMLLDADLGLANVDVLLGLTPKHTLADVIEGRCELRDVLLQGPGGIRIVPAASGTQSMVHLSPAQHAGLIQAFSDIGDNLDVLVIDTAAGIGESVVSFVRAAQEVLLVVCDEPTSITDAYALIKLLNRDYGMNRFRVLANMAQSPQEGRNLFAKLTKVTDRFLDVALQYVGAVPYDECVRKAVQKQRAVYEAFPRSKCALAFKAIAQKVDTWPLPANPRGHLEFFVERLVHQTSAGPVL from the coding sequence ATGGGCAGCATGCATCCCGTACAGGTGATCGCGGTGACCGGCGGCAAAGGTGGCGTCGGGAAAACTAACGTGTCAGTGAATTTGTCCCTGGCCCTGGCAGAGCTTGGCCGTCGCGTCATGCTGCTGGATGCTGACCTGGGCTTGGCGAACGTGGACGTTCTGCTGGGGCTGACACCCAAACACACCCTTGCCGATGTGATCGAAGGCCGTTGTGAGCTGCGCGATGTGCTGCTGCAAGGCCCCGGTGGCATTCGCATCGTGCCGGCCGCCTCAGGCACCCAGAGCATGGTGCACCTGAGCCCGGCGCAGCATGCCGGCCTGATCCAGGCGTTCAGCGACATCGGCGACAACCTCGACGTGCTGGTGATCGACACCGCCGCCGGGATCGGCGAGTCGGTGGTCAGCTTCGTGCGCGCCGCGCAAGAAGTGCTGCTGGTGGTGTGCGACGAACCCACCTCGATCACCGACGCCTACGCCCTGATCAAATTGCTTAACCGTGACTACGGCATGAACCGCTTCCGCGTGCTGGCCAACATGGCCCAAAGCCCGCAGGAAGGGCGGAATCTGTTCGCCAAGTTGACCAAGGTCACGGATCGCTTCCTCGATGTAGCCTTACAATACGTCGGCGCAGTTCCCTATGACGAGTGTGTGCGCAAGGCTGTGCAAAAGCAGCGTGCAGTCTATGAAGCGTTCCCTCGTTCGAAGTGCGCACTGGCGTTCAAGGCTATTGCCCAGAAGGTCGATACTTGGCCGTTGCCTGCCAACCCGCGGGGGCATCTGGAGTTTTTCGTCGAGCGATTGGTGCATCAGACGAGCGCAGGACCGGTGCTATGA
- the fliM gene encoding flagellar motor switch protein FliM, whose amino-acid sequence MAVQDLLSQDEIDALLHGVDDGLVQTEMAAEPGSVKSYDLTSQDRIVRGRMPTLEMINERFARYTRISMFNMLRRSADVAVGGVQVMKFGEYVHSLYVPTSLNLVKIKPLRGTALFILDAKLVFKLVDNFFGGDGRHAKIEGREFTPTELRVVRMVLEQAFIDLKEAWQAIMEVNFEYINSEVNPAMANIVGPSEAIVVSTFHIELDGGGGDLHVTMPYSMIEPVREMLDAGFQSDLDDQDERWVKALREDLLDVDVPLSATVARRQLRLRDILHMQPGDVIPVELPEELIMRANGVPSFKVKLGSHKGNLALQVIEPINRR is encoded by the coding sequence ATGGCCGTGCAAGACCTGCTGTCCCAGGATGAAATCGACGCGCTGTTGCATGGCGTCGACGATGGTCTGGTACAGACCGAAATGGCTGCCGAGCCCGGCAGCGTCAAAAGTTATGACCTCACCAGCCAGGATCGCATCGTCCGTGGGCGCATGCCGACTCTGGAGATGATCAACGAGCGTTTCGCCCGCTACACCCGTATCAGCATGTTCAACATGCTGCGCCGTTCGGCGGACGTGGCGGTGGGCGGCGTGCAGGTGATGAAATTCGGTGAATACGTGCACTCGCTGTACGTGCCCACCAGCCTCAACCTGGTCAAGATCAAACCGCTGCGCGGCACTGCGCTGTTCATCCTCGACGCCAAACTGGTGTTCAAGTTGGTGGACAACTTCTTCGGCGGCGACGGCCGCCACGCCAAGATCGAAGGGCGTGAATTCACCCCCACCGAACTGCGTGTGGTGCGCATGGTGCTGGAGCAAGCCTTCATCGACTTGAAGGAAGCCTGGCAGGCGATCATGGAAGTCAATTTCGAGTACATCAACTCGGAAGTGAACCCGGCCATGGCCAACATCGTCGGCCCCAGCGAAGCCATTGTGGTGTCCACCTTCCACATCGAACTCGATGGCGGCGGCGGCGACCTGCACGTGACCATGCCGTACTCGATGATCGAGCCGGTACGCGAAATGCTCGACGCCGGCTTCCAGTCCGACCTCGACGACCAGGACGAGCGCTGGGTCAAGGCCCTGCGCGAAGACCTGCTGGACGTCGACGTGCCTTTAAGCGCCACTGTGGCCCGTCGCCAGCTGCGATTGCGCGATATTTTGCACATGCAACCGGGGGACGTGATCCCTGTGGAACTGCCGGAAGAGCTGATCATGCGCGCCAACGGCGTGCCGTCGTTCAAGGTCAAGCTCGGCTCCCACAAGGGCAACCTGGCGTTGCAAGTGATCGAACCGATCAACCGTCGCTGA
- the fliO gene encoding flagellar biosynthetic protein FliO, with protein sequence MKYSMAGLFLALPLSAIAAEPVAQAVTAAPVVSSGIGGQLTQLVLGLLLVVGLIFVLAWLMRRVQRIGPGNAQVIEMIGSRALGPRDRLVLVQVGEEQILLGITPGRITPLHVLKTPVEATKTEAATPEFAQRLMELLGKDQKDKK encoded by the coding sequence ATGAAGTATTCGATGGCGGGACTGTTTCTGGCGCTGCCATTGAGCGCCATCGCGGCTGAGCCGGTCGCCCAAGCGGTCACTGCGGCGCCGGTGGTCAGCAGTGGCATCGGTGGGCAATTGACCCAGCTGGTGCTTGGGTTGTTGCTGGTGGTCGGCCTGATCTTCGTGCTCGCCTGGCTGATGCGCCGCGTGCAGCGCATCGGGCCGGGCAATGCCCAGGTGATCGAGATGATCGGCTCGCGTGCCCTCGGCCCGCGTGATCGTCTGGTGTTGGTGCAGGTGGGCGAGGAGCAGATTCTGCTCGGCATCACGCCCGGCCGCATCACCCCGTTGCACGTGCTCAAGACGCCGGTGGAAGCCACCAAGACCGAGGCCGCCACGCCGGAATTCGCCCAGCGCCTGATGGAGTTGCTGGGCAAGGATCAGAAGGATAAGAAGTAA
- the flhA gene encoding flagellar biosynthesis protein FlhA, producing the protein MLNTARGTLTDLSRGNLGVPLLLLVMLAMMMLPMPPFLLDVFFTFNIALSVVVLLVCVYALRPLDFAVFPTILLIATLLRLALNVASTRVVMLHGQDGHAAAGKVIQAFGEVVIGGNYVVGIVVFAILMIINFVVVTKGAGRISEVSARFTLDAMPGKQMAIDADLNAGLIDQNQAKSRRLEVAQEAEFYGSMDGASKFVRGDAIAGLLILFINLIGGMAVGIFQHGMTFGDAGKVYALLTIGDGLVAQLPSLLLSTAAAIMVTRASGSEDMGKQISRQMFASPKALAVAAGIMAIMGIVPGMPHVSFLSMAAMAAGGAYLFWRKQNAVKVQAQQEIARQQDLLPSPARAQETKELGWDDVTPIDMIGLEVGYRLIPLVDRNQGGQLLARIKGVRKKLSQDLGFLMPTVHIRDNLDLAPSAYRLTLMGVILAEAEIYPDRELAINPGQVFGTLNGITAKDPAFGLEAVWIEVSQRSQAQSLGYTVVDASTVVATHLNQILYKHSHELIGHEEVQQLMGLLAKASPKLAEELVPGVLSLSQLLKVLQALLAEQVPVRDIRSIAEAIANNAAKSQDTAALVAAVRVGLSRAILQSIVGIESELPVITLEPRLEQILLNSIQKAGLGQEEGVLLEPSMAEKLQRSLIEAAQRQEMAGHPVILLVAGPVRAMLSRFGRLAVPNLHVLAYQEIPDNKQVTIVATVGPNG; encoded by the coding sequence ATGCTCAACACGGCCCGTGGCACCCTGACTGATTTGTCGCGGGGCAACCTGGGTGTGCCGTTGTTGTTGCTGGTGATGCTGGCAATGATGATGTTGCCGATGCCGCCGTTCCTGCTCGACGTGTTTTTCACCTTCAACATTGCGCTGTCGGTGGTGGTGCTGCTGGTTTGCGTGTACGCCCTGCGGCCGCTGGATTTCGCGGTATTCCCAACCATTTTGCTGATTGCGACCCTGCTGCGCCTGGCGCTCAACGTGGCGTCTACGCGGGTGGTGATGCTCCACGGCCAGGACGGCCACGCCGCCGCCGGTAAGGTGATCCAGGCCTTCGGTGAGGTGGTGATCGGCGGCAACTATGTGGTCGGTATCGTGGTGTTCGCGATCCTGATGATCATCAACTTCGTGGTGGTGACCAAGGGCGCCGGGCGGATTTCCGAGGTGAGCGCTCGGTTTACCCTCGACGCCATGCCCGGCAAGCAAATGGCCATCGACGCCGACCTCAACGCCGGCCTGATTGACCAGAACCAAGCCAAATCCCGTCGCCTGGAAGTCGCCCAGGAAGCCGAGTTCTATGGCTCCATGGACGGCGCGAGTAAGTTCGTGCGCGGTGACGCCATCGCCGGCCTGTTGATCCTGTTTATCAACCTGATCGGCGGCATGGCGGTCGGGATCTTCCAGCACGGCATGACCTTCGGCGATGCGGGCAAGGTCTACGCCTTGCTGACCATCGGTGACGGTTTAGTGGCGCAATTGCCATCACTGTTGTTATCCACAGCTGCAGCCATCATGGTTACCCGTGCTTCGGGCTCCGAAGACATGGGCAAGCAGATCAGCCGCCAGATGTTCGCCTCGCCCAAGGCGCTGGCCGTGGCCGCCGGTATCATGGCGATCATGGGCATCGTGCCGGGCATGCCGCACGTGTCGTTCCTGAGCATGGCGGCCATGGCCGCCGGTGGTGCCTACCTGTTCTGGCGCAAGCAAAATGCCGTCAAGGTCCAGGCCCAGCAGGAAATCGCCCGCCAGCAAGACTTGCTGCCATCCCCGGCCCGCGCCCAGGAAACCAAGGAGTTGGGCTGGGATGACGTCACCCCGATCGACATGATCGGCCTGGAAGTCGGCTACCGCCTGATTCCGCTGGTGGACCGCAACCAGGGCGGCCAATTGCTGGCGCGGATCAAGGGTGTGCGCAAGAAGCTGTCGCAGGACTTGGGCTTCTTGATGCCCACCGTACACATTCGCGACAACCTCGACCTGGCCCCCAGCGCCTACCGCCTGACCCTGATGGGCGTGATCCTGGCCGAAGCCGAGATTTACCCGGACCGCGAACTGGCGATCAACCCCGGCCAAGTGTTCGGCACGCTCAACGGCATTACCGCCAAAGATCCGGCTTTTGGCCTGGAGGCGGTGTGGATCGAAGTCAGCCAGCGCAGCCAGGCACAATCGCTGGGTTACACCGTGGTGGACGCCAGCACGGTGGTGGCCACCCACCTCAACCAGATCCTCTATAAGCACTCCCACGAGCTGATCGGCCACGAGGAAGTCCAGCAATTGATGGGTTTGCTGGCCAAAGCCTCGCCAAAACTGGCCGAAGAACTGGTGCCGGGCGTGCTGTCGCTGTCGCAGTTGCTCAAGGTGCTGCAAGCCTTGCTCGCCGAACAGGTGCCGGTGCGCGACATTCGCAGCATTGCCGAGGCCATCGCCAACAATGCCGCCAAGAGTCAAGATACTGCCGCTTTGGTGGCTGCGGTGCGTGTCGGCTTGTCCCGCGCCATCCTGCAAAGCATTGTAGGCATTGAGTCTGAGCTGCCTGTGATCACCTTGGAACCAAGGTTGGAACAAATATTGCTCAATAGTATTCAGAAGGCCGGGCTTGGCCAGGAAGAGGGCGTTCTGCTGGAGCCAAGCATGGCTGAGAAACTGCAGCGTTCGTTGATCGAAGCCGCACAGCGTCAGGAAATGGCGGGCCACCCGGTGATTCTGCTGGTGGCAGGCCCGGTTCGAGCGATGTTGTCGCGGTTTGGACGGCTGGCAGTACCGAATTTGCACGTTTTGGCTTATCAGGAAATTCCTGACAACAAGCAAGTGACTATCGTCGCGACAGTAGGGCCCAACGGCTGA
- a CDS encoding cold-shock protein yields MATGKVKWFNAEKGFGFITQDGGGPDLFVHFSAIKGDGFKTLEENQKVEFEIGQGAKGPQATDVRSA; encoded by the coding sequence ATGGCGACGGGCAAAGTGAAGTGGTTTAACGCGGAGAAGGGTTTTGGGTTTATTACCCAGGATGGTGGCGGACCTGATCTTTTTGTTCATTTTTCTGCAATTAAAGGTGACGGGTTCAAGACGCTTGAAGAAAACCAAAAGGTGGAGTTCGAGATAGGGCAGGGAGCAAAAGGACCTCAGGCAACGGATGTGCGGTCCGCTTGA
- the fliQ gene encoding flagellar biosynthesis protein FliQ, translated as MTPEVAVDLFREALWLTTMMVAVLVVPSLLVGLLVAMFQAATQINEQTLSFLPRLLVMLITLIVAGPWLVQTFMEYILQLYGSIPQLIG; from the coding sequence ATGACGCCAGAAGTAGCGGTCGACCTGTTCCGTGAAGCGCTATGGCTGACCACCATGATGGTCGCCGTGCTGGTGGTGCCGAGCCTGTTGGTGGGCCTGCTGGTGGCGATGTTCCAGGCCGCGACCCAGATCAACGAACAAACCTTGAGCTTCCTCCCGCGTTTGCTGGTGATGCTGATCACCCTGATCGTCGCCGGCCCGTGGCTGGTGCAAACCTTTATGGAATACATCCTGCAGCTGTACGGCAGTATTCCGCAGTTGATCGGCTGA
- a CDS encoding DUF6124 family protein: MIKPTPNPPPSVILTLIDGISTEDLLVNLTENLASAHALTCDFAFDLEGTQREGALGIAQLLEIGRLLAERLLDDRAPSPATIVER; encoded by the coding sequence ATGATCAAACCCACCCCAAATCCCCCACCCAGCGTAATCCTCACCCTTATCGACGGCATCAGCACCGAAGACCTGCTGGTCAACCTCACCGAAAACCTGGCCTCCGCCCACGCCCTGACCTGCGACTTCGCCTTTGACCTGGAGGGAACACAGCGAGAAGGTGCGCTGGGTATTGCGCAGTTGCTTGAGATCGGCCGATTGCTGGCTGAGCGGCTGCTGGATGACAGAGCGCCGTCACCAGCGACGATCGTCGAGCGGTGA
- the fliP gene encoding flagellar type III secretion system pore protein FliP (The bacterial flagellar biogenesis protein FliP forms a type III secretion system (T3SS)-type pore required for flagellar assembly.): MRVLLTLMLLLAAPLALAADPLSIPAITLGTNAAGAQEYSVSLQILLIMTALSFIPAFVMLMTSFTRIIIVFSILRQALGLQQTPSNQILTGMALFLTLFIMAPVFDKVNQQALQPYLAEKLTAQDAIDKAQGPIKDFMLSQTRSSDLELFMRLSKRTDIATPDQAPLTILVPAFVTSELKTAFQIGFMIFIPFLIIDLVVASVLMAMGMMMLSPLIISLPFKIMLFVLVDGWALIIGTLASSFGGV; the protein is encoded by the coding sequence ATGCGCGTTTTATTGACGCTCATGCTGTTGCTGGCCGCGCCTCTGGCGTTGGCGGCCGACCCGTTGTCGATCCCGGCGATCACCCTGGGCACCAACGCTGCCGGCGCCCAGGAGTATTCGGTCAGCCTGCAGATTTTGCTGATCATGACTGCGCTGAGTTTTATCCCGGCGTTTGTCATGCTCATGACCAGCTTCACGCGGATCATCATCGTGTTCTCGATTTTGCGTCAGGCCCTGGGCCTGCAGCAGACACCGTCGAACCAGATCCTTACCGGCATGGCGCTGTTTTTGACGCTGTTTATCATGGCGCCGGTGTTCGACAAGGTGAACCAGCAAGCCTTGCAACCCTACCTGGCCGAGAAACTCACGGCCCAGGACGCGATCGACAAGGCCCAGGGCCCGATCAAGGACTTCATGCTGTCGCAAACCCGCTCCAGCGACCTTGAGCTGTTTATGCGCCTGTCCAAGCGCACCGACATTGCCACGCCGGATCAGGCGCCGCTGACCATTCTGGTACCGGCATTCGTCACCTCCGAATTAAAAACCGCGTTCCAGATCGGCTTCATGATCTTTATCCCGTTCCTGATCATCGACCTGGTGGTGGCGAGCGTGCTGATGGCCATGGGTATGATGATGCTGTCGCCGCTGATTATTTCGTTGCCGTTCAAGATCATGTTGTTTGTGCTGGTGGACGGCTGGGCGCTGATTATCGGCACCCTGGCCAGCAGTTTCGGCGGGGTGTAG
- the flhB gene encoding flagellar biosynthesis protein FlhB has product MAESESGQDKTEDPTEKRKKDSREKGEIARSKELNTLAVMLAGAGGLLIYGGGLALDLMELMKLNFSLPREVLLSPGAMGQYLLHSGKIAILAVQPVLITLLLAALIGPVSLGGWLFAAGSMAPKFSRMNPGPGLKRMFSTKALVELLKALAKFILILFVALTVLSSDIDDLLRIAHEPLESAIIHSVQVVGWSALWMACGLIIIAAVDAPIQLWESHKKLLMTKQEVRDEHKDQEGRPEVKQRIRQLQREMSQRKMMAAVPEADVVITNPTHYAVALKYDPEKGGAPMLLAKGSDFTALKIREIAVANDILLLESPELARSIFYSTDLDQEIPAGLYLAVAQVLAYVYQIRQYRAGKGKRPDPLKDLPIPPELRRDS; this is encoded by the coding sequence ATGGCCGAGAGCGAGAGTGGCCAGGACAAAACAGAAGACCCCACGGAGAAACGTAAAAAGGACTCCAGGGAAAAGGGCGAGATTGCCCGCTCCAAAGAACTCAATACCCTGGCGGTGATGCTCGCCGGTGCCGGTGGCCTGCTGATCTACGGCGGCGGCCTGGCGCTGGACCTGATGGAGCTGATGAAACTCAACTTTTCGCTGCCGCGCGAAGTGCTGCTGAGCCCCGGCGCCATGGGCCAGTACCTGCTGCACTCCGGCAAGATCGCGATTCTGGCGGTGCAGCCGGTGCTTATCACCCTGTTGCTGGCAGCACTGATCGGGCCGGTTTCCTTGGGTGGCTGGTTGTTTGCCGCCGGCAGCATGGCGCCCAAGTTCAGCCGCATGAACCCTGGGCCTGGGCTCAAGCGCATGTTTTCCACCAAGGCATTGGTGGAGTTGCTCAAGGCGTTGGCCAAATTCATTTTGATTTTGTTTGTGGCGCTGACGGTGTTGTCATCCGATATCGACGACTTGCTGCGCATTGCCCATGAACCGCTGGAATCGGCAATTATTCACAGCGTGCAGGTGGTGGGCTGGAGTGCGCTGTGGATGGCCTGCGGGCTGATCATCATCGCCGCCGTGGATGCGCCGATCCAGCTGTGGGAAAGCCACAAGAAACTGCTGATGACCAAGCAGGAAGTGCGTGACGAACACAAAGACCAGGAAGGCCGACCCGAGGTCAAACAGCGGATTCGCCAACTGCAACGGGAAATGTCCCAGCGCAAGATGATGGCGGCGGTGCCGGAGGCCGACGTGGTCATCACCAACCCGACCCACTACGCCGTGGCGCTCAAATACGACCCGGAGAAGGGCGGCGCACCGATGTTGCTGGCCAAGGGCAGCGACTTTACCGCGCTGAAGATTCGCGAAATCGCCGTGGCCAACGACATCCTGCTGCTGGAGTCGCCGGAGCTGGCGCGGTCGATCTTCTACTCCACCGACCTCGACCAGGAAATCCCCGCAGGCCTGTACCTGGCGGTGGCGCAGGTGTTGGCCTACGTGTACCAGATCCGCCAATACCGCGCAGGCAAGGGCAAACGGCCGGACCCGCTCAAAGACCTGCCGATTCCGCCGGAGTTGCGCCGCGATTCCTGA